In Serinus canaria isolate serCan28SL12 chromosome 5, serCan2020, whole genome shotgun sequence, the following proteins share a genomic window:
- the LOC103826639 gene encoding photoreceptor outer segment membrane glycoprotein 2, translating to MAVLKVKFTKTKRDKLAQILWILNWVSVVSGIILFSLGLFLKIEIKKRNEVMAKGDINSVPNMLISVGVIACIINFLGGKICYDCSDANKFSRWKLVMLPYIVCTFCFTFCILVGALMCYTMRNELEESLYLGLRDAIKFYKDTDIPGRCFLKKTVDLLQIRFRCCGNNGFRDWFEIQWVSPRYLNMASKEVLDRLNSNVDGKFLVDGVPFSCCNPSSPRPCIQYQLTNNSAHYNYDFLTEELNIWMKGCRQALLDYYTGIMRSIGIAALLIWLFELSVLIGVRYLQTAMKNVLLLGDLEGESDGWLLENSFVETAKYNISIIKNLGKANQISTVSGMNDPNINVQNTDCDKTNITTKSIPAAR from the exons ATGGCTGTCCTCAAAGTCAAATTCACCAAAACCAAGCGGGACAAATTGGCTCAGATCTTGTGGATCCTCAACTGGGTTTCTGTAGTGAGTGGGATCATTCTCTTCAGTCTTGGCCTCTTTCTGAAAATAGAGATCAAGAAGCGCAATGAAGTGATGGCAAAAGGGGACATTAACTCTGTCCCCAACATGCTGATCTCTGTAGGGGTCATAGCATGTATCATCAACTTTCTGGGAGGCAAAATCTGCTATGACTGCTCAGATGCAAACAAGTTCTCTCGCTGGAAACTAGTAATGCTGCCATACATCGTATGTACCTTCTGCTTCACCTTCTGCATCCTGGTGGGTGCTCTCATGTGCTATACCATGAGGAATGAGCTGGAAGAGTCTCTCTATCTGGGACTGAGGGATGCCATTAAGTTCTATAAGGACACAGACATACCTGGGCGATGtttcttaaagaaaacagtGGATTTGTTACAAATCAGATTCCGTTGCTGTGGAAACAATGGCTTTAGAGACTGGTTTGAAATTCAGTGGGTATCTCCTCGGTATTTGAATATGGCTTCCAAGGAGGTTCTGGA CCGTTTGAACAGCAACGTTGATGGGAAGTTCTTGGTGGATGGAGtccccttcagctgctgcaacCCCAGCTCCCCACGGCCCTGCATCCAGTACCAGCTGACAAACAACAGCGCTCACTACAACTACGATTTCCTCACAGAGGAGCTCAATATCTGGATGAAGGGGTGCAGACAGGCCCTGCTGGATTACTACACTGGTATCATGAGATCCATTGGCATTGCAGCATTGCTTATTTGGTTGTTTGAG CTCTCTGTACTGATTGGTGTCCGGTACCTACAGACAGCCATGAAGAATGTCCTTCTGCTAGGAGATCTGGAGGGTGAATCAGATGGTTGGCTACTAGAAAACAGTTTTGTGGAAACTGCCAAATACAACATCAGCATCATTAAGAATCTTGGCAAAGCCAACCAGATCTCCACTGTCTCAGGCATGAACGACCCCAATATTAATGTTCAAAACACAGACTGTGACAAAACTAATATTACAACAAAATCTATCCCTGCAGCTAGGTAG